From Quercus lobata isolate SW786 chromosome 1, ValleyOak3.0 Primary Assembly, whole genome shotgun sequence, one genomic window encodes:
- the LOC115950814 gene encoding uncharacterized protein LOC115950814, with protein sequence MPHIDSYDGVKDPLDHLETFKTLMHLQGVADKIMCKAFLTTLKGAARIWFSRLMSGSISTFKELSAQFTSHFIGGHRYKKSTACLMNIKQQEDETLRSYITHFNKEAFSIDEADDKILVATFTNGLRKGKFLFSLYKNDPKTMSEVLYRATKYMNAEDALLAREDKPKKRERQEDTRQDRGCKMARTGDRQDDRRSKPPTGSFTPLTALIDQVLMQIKNEGTLTFPGKLKGDPNKRPRDKYCRFHRDHGHDTANCYNLKQQIEALIRQGKL encoded by the coding sequence ATGCCACATATAGACAGTTACGATGGAGTCAAGGATCCTCTAGATCACTTAGAGACCTTCAAAaccttgatgcaccttcaaggagttgcAGACAAGATCATGTGTAAGGCCTTCCTTACAACGTTGAAGGGTGCtgcgagaatttggttcagtcGGTTAATGTCTGGCTCTATCAGTACTTTCAAGGAGCTGAGCGCTCAGTTCACTTCGCACTTCATAGGAGGACACAGATACAAGAAGTCAACTGCATGCCTAATGAACATTAAGCAACAAGAAGACGAGACGCTGAGGTCCTACATAACTCATTTTAACAAGGAGGCTTTCTCAATTGACGAGGCGGACGACAAGATACTCGTGGCAACATTCACTAATGGGCTACGAAAGGGTAAGTTCCTATTTTCTCTATATAAGAACGATccaaagaccatgtcggaagtgCTTTACAGGGCTACCAAGTATATGAACGCGGAGGACGCACTGTTGGCCCGCGAAGATaagcccaagaaaagagaaagacaagAGGATACACGACAGGATAGGGGGTGCAAAATGGCTAGGACCGGAGATCGACAGGATGATAGACGCTCCAAACCCCCCACTGGGAGCTTCACCCCGTTAACTGCCCTAATAGATCAGGTCTTGATGCAGATCAAAAACGAAGGAACTCTGACGTTCCCCGGCAAgttgaagggagatcccaacaaGAGACCAAGGGATaagtattgtcgcttccatCGAGACCACGGGCACGACACAGCTAACTGCTACAATTTAAAACAGCAAATAGAGGCCCTTATAAGACAAGGGAAACTATAG